A region from the Bacillus sp. 2205SS5-2 genome encodes:
- a CDS encoding glycoside hydrolase domain-containing protein, with amino-acid sequence MAYLWGVDSPTKVTTDLYNCVVKSLGKPSYWGRYLTTVEGASDGLTRSEIDLLHNSGTKILPIYNNFSNATGLREGRVVAQNATFAAQRLGIPKGTLLFAYMEKSFKVDEDWIRGYVDRIYSSGYLAGMYHDPVNGDFLKAYCAAIDKDEDVALQLILWSAEPERGVSIKRRVPKFRPAKLPCQNNTWGWQYGRDAEACPVDTNLFDERLFSKLY; translated from the coding sequence CGAAAGTGACGACAGACCTATATAACTGTGTGGTAAAGTCTTTAGGGAAACCCTCCTACTGGGGACGTTACTTAACGACCGTCGAAGGAGCTTCAGACGGACTGACAAGAAGTGAAATTGATCTCCTTCATAATAGTGGGACAAAAATTTTGCCCATTTATAATAATTTTTCAAATGCGACTGGATTAAGGGAAGGACGTGTGGTAGCTCAAAATGCGACATTTGCCGCACAGAGATTAGGCATCCCAAAAGGAACGCTTTTATTTGCCTATATGGAAAAATCCTTCAAAGTCGATGAGGACTGGATTCGAGGCTATGTTGACCGCATATATTCAAGTGGCTACCTCGCCGGTATGTATCATGATCCTGTGAACGGAGACTTTCTTAAAGCCTATTGTGCCGCTATCGATAAAGATGAAGACGTTGCCCTACAGCTTATTTTATGGAGTGCAGAGCCTGAGCGAGGCGTGAGTATTAAACGAAGAGTTCCAAAATTCCGACCCGCTAAACTACCTTGCCAAAATAACACTTGGGGCTGGCAATATGGGCGAGATGCAGAAGCATGCCCGGTTGATACGAATTTATTTGACGAACGATTGTTTAGTAAGCTGTATTAA